Within Plodia interpunctella isolate USDA-ARS_2022_Savannah chromosome 17, ilPloInte3.2, whole genome shotgun sequence, the genomic segment ATTTAAACTCTGAGGTGTGGTATGAGCTCCGTTCCGTCCCATGGTATTCCCTAGAAAGTACAACGTGGAGTTCTTTGAAAAATGTCGGGAAAAGATTTATTCATGGCCTGCGCATGAGCCACCCCTGGCAGCATTGTCCACGTAATAAAACAGTCATTTGAAATTTCCAAATATTCCAGTTCTTGGAACCTTCCAGTTTTAATGTGTTCAAGTTTTGTAAGCCTTGTATCTCGATATTTTCCTTCCTTTCTGCACGCGTTACGTCTTCCTAACCTCACTTTCCGGCTAGTAAATTTTGCAGcgatattactattattttgtatttattcacTCAAGTTATATGTGCCTGCGCCCATAACctgatgtaaattaaataaaaaataatgtttaaatttttttttctttatttctgaAGAAAAATTCAATTCTCCGATGTACTACAATCTACCGAGAAGAATGAACTAACTAAAACGGAAACGGATACTGTGGAAACGGATACACTACTAACACATCatacaatgtaataaaaatataatattttgaagcattaaaatattacctacgAAAGGAcactgtataaatatataattctttaagcatttcttctcagcagtggtatTTCCGAAATGCCAGAATTTTGTTGCTTTGAGACATTACAAGAAGTGTAGTTTCGATTTCCGAAATGATTGACTTAAACGTGGTAAGCCACGTGAGTAAAAATATAGCGAGGACGTTCAACGAAAATACGTCATGATAAATGACTAATCAATCATACGTGCTACGTACACATCATAATCTTGTAGACTGTTCAATATTGAGAATTGCATTTGTTGATCTCTCTATCAGATGAGCGATTTCTACCTTTTCTCCTCCGATTCACACCATTAACATGCACAACCACCATAGGTTTTCCAGGACAAGATcattttcgttttaaaataaatggtcAAGAATGTGTTGGAAatgatgtttgttttttttgcgTTATAAAGATACTGTTACTATATTGCATACGATAACACAAAGACACAAGATACAGAAAAAAGCACTAGCAACGGCGGTCTTATCAATTGAGAAATAAATCacagttatatattataacatcgTTAAAATCCGTCCTTGAACATAGTGATTCCtaaaaacttttgaaataaattactcgTATAGAAAATGATAGACAGATCCCCGTATCAATTAGGTAAAAATCTTAgatcaatttttgttttgtactttttactactatttgctttctactttttttaacacatacatacaaaacaatagaaaaaaaatcctgtacatttaataaatttacataaaaataaaattagacgaTAGAGTAATagcaacagagtaagaatttaaaaaaaaaatctgtctgtctgtatgtctgtctgtttgtacacgctaatcttcggaactactggacggatttgaatgaaacttttttcttatatagctattaagcctgggcaatctatagggtataaatgatcttgaaaactggaacacctgatggagaacagcgatggtacagctaagctatagaaaatatagaaatgacgacttaacaaaaattgttcagtctgatgagcattttctgttaaggtataaaaatcgaagatctggaacacctgaagaagagtcataatagttcagctaaactatagaaagtatactttttcagtctgattaacATCTCcggtatgtataggtatcgttacatttgtctgtacaattaaatttctctaataattttgactccttaccaaaaatttttCGACCACGCGAAAtaagtcgcaggcatcagctagtagtAGTATAAAAGTATTCCCCTGGGTGTCGTACAAGACGACTAGAACACATAGAATGCTCTGGTTTCCCATCAGCTGCCAagagctgatagacaacaatagcgtTCCCAAGAGGGTTGACAATAGACTTGTTGAATTCACAGCCGAATCTaattgtttttaagtttatttagaCGCCTGCAATACCAGGAGCGTCACACCCGCGTTGACGACCCGGAATGAATCTTTTCGTGTCCATGATGAACTTCATATTATTGTAGTCTCTAATGAAGCAGTGGTAGTGTAATGGTAagatgcccgcctgtggatcgataggtctcaggttcatatcttactcgtgccatatgagtttatataccaatatgactcatatatagtagttttcatagaccaccatgGTTGTCAGTTTAGTTCCCCAGTGTGTACGCGACTATCTGCCACTAGAtcgcggtaagtagtcgtaaaagtcatgtcagatgcctttagacgacttgaataaaatatgacaccagtgttagcaataatacactcgatatgaCGATGATGAGTCTCTAATGAAATGCATGGAGCTCATACCACAACACGACACAAATTCCTCagagtattttaatttatcctgcactaatatatgtatatattttttacaatgtattatataaatcctGAGTGCataacgataaaaatatttttattgttaaaagagaataaaacaaatccaTTGTTTTCCTTGGTGTTCAAAGAAATGTAGTGCAGTATgaagttgtttttatatattttcttcacgCATATGTTCATAGCCCCGTCCCGGTCCTATAAAGGTGTGCAATATAGCATTTTTGAGGAAAAGCAAGATGAGGAACGAAGACATCCATTAAAACCTATAACCAGGAAGCCATTGCTGAAGGCTGGCGGGGCATTTAACATAATACGATCATATGGAGTAGCGACCGAAGATAAAGGACGTTCTCGGCTGGATCCAGTATTGAATTTCGTGAATGGTAAACCAAAGATATTCAATTGTAACCTTATTTCTCAGTTTTCGGCGTTCGCTTTCCTATTCGTAAATGTACTGACACCAGACTTTGTCGTTctaatgttaataaatgtatagcTTAAGCTTAGCCGCGActttgcccgcgtgattttctcTGCGAAGcagaacagacatgattttcatacaaacttcaGTCCCCATTATCAGTAATTTGAGAAATGATTTTCGAAAAAATTAGTTACCTAAGTAAATGTtggtttcatcaaaattcgtcCAGCCGTTTAACCGTTAAtgtggaacagacagacagacaggctttcgcatttataatattagtaatgaTTGTATAGgccaaaaaaataacattttacgaTGCTGTACCTCAATTGGCAAAAAACAGAACCGTattttgtctatctgtcagACTGTCAATACGTTAGCTAAGTATTTAACGTGGAGTTGATTCGACAATGAAGCCACGATGGGGCCTTAGGTATGTATTCTTTAAagtcattatataaaattatacatttaaagtCATAAGACGACCTCtttggcgcagtggtaaagtgcttgcctctgaaccgagaggtcccgggttcgattcccgatcgagtcatggaaaatgaactttttctgattggcctgggtcttggatgtttatttataatatagtatcgttgagttagtattccataacacaagtctagaacttactttggggctagcttaatctgtgtgatttgtcctaatatatttatttattattatatataaatttgtcaCAGCTCGAAAGTCAtcagataaaaaagaaaagggGAAAAAAGACGAATCCGCTCCGGCGAGTTCGAGCTCCAGCTTGGAGCTCAGGGACTGGAAGGATGAGTGGAGGGAGCATTGGATCGTTAAAAAATTCGAGGCCATCAACAACACTGACTTCCAACCGGGCGATACTGTGAATATGGCTGCAGCcagtaagtattatataattatgccaAGGAGTTTCGCTCCTGTAAGAAACCCATGATTACCTGATCAAATAGGACAATGTTAGGTTATGATTAGATATGCGTCTgataagttataataatatttcaggaCCTTGGGGAGTCCCTTGTGGCGATCCGGGCCAGCACGACATGCCATGGGGCACCTGTATGCTGCCCATGGAATGTGACTCCGAATACCGGATATACCGCGGTGACTTCAATTGCGGTCGAACCCAGTTCGTTTGCTGTGCTCTGCAACTCACGGTCTACGATATGTATCAAGGATTCGATTTATCTTTCGAGGATTCCGCCCTGAGGACCGATAGTGATGAGAAAAAGGCTGGTGGGAAAAAAGGATCCGCAGAGGATaataagaaaactaaaaaaagggaCAAACGCAAACGCCAAGCTGCAAGGAAAAAGCgcaaaagagaaataaaacgGCTTATCAGGAAAATCCAGAAAGAAATAAGGAggataataaacaaacaggATAGAAATGCCTCGCAACAGCGAAAGAGAAAGACGAAGCAGCTGAAGAAGTTCATTGAAATGCTGAAGGCCCAATATAGGCATGATCGTAAAGCAGTCCAGGATATTCATGAACATGAGATGGTAAAGATAGATGATGCTCTAAAGGTTCGGCTCCACGAGATCAGTATGATGAATCAGAATTTCGTTAATAACGCGACGTTCAGAGATATAGTGGTGAACGGGACGCTGAATAGACAATCAGCGAGGATGCTGGTGGAGGCGTATCCTGAACTACAGCCTTACGTCCATGTCAACGTGAGGAGAAGAAGCGGGGTCAGTAGGCCCGTGCGAGATTATCTCGATTACGATGTCGAGTATGGCATgttgtattattaatatgacAGAAGgtaatttcaatcaaatttcatataatatatacctaagaagatatattattcatataatatatacttaagaaatatatacctTGTTTTATGAGGAAATATAccgaatttatttaatttcattttcgtacctaattaatatcataaagagTGAATATTGTGATCGAAATATATCTAACTTTCATggggattttatttttctgaatcCGGTGATTCAGAAATGCCCAGAACGTCAGCCTTGAATGAAAGCCGGAAACATGCCATTTCATGCCATTCCATGTTCCCGGCTTGCATTCAAGGCTGGGACGTCTCCGAAACGGCCCCGTGacaacgtaaaaataaaccttttttttttttaagattctgCTGCGATTCCAACCAGCCTtatgtcaaccctctttggaaatgctattgttgtctatcagttCTTGGCAACTGATGGGAAACAAGAGCATTAtgtgttccttagtcgcctggtaagacatccacgggaggatatataAACCTTTATCGCGTCAAACGACATAGATAGTAAAAATTCTTGAAAGCCATACTCATCGTAcgtaatctaaaaaatattatagaaattgtCACTCAgaaaagcaaataaatgtaGGTAGGCGTTCgaaattgaaatgtttgaaTTTCCCTTGATCATGCCCGCTCTGTGCGTGTGAATCGAGGAAAATCACTTCTGCAAATACACATACGATAAGATTCTTGGAATATATTTATGAGATTTATTGCAAATCAAATATCGGATTAGTTTGAAAGGTCTCTTCCCGACCCATATCAAAGGTCAATTTACtagtaaatacttaataaaatacctgTGGATGTGGATACGATACCCGtggtacctaagtatattgACCACTCTatgtcctcccgtggatgtgtACAAAGTGTCTAAGGGATAAAGTGTTGACAGCTGACCACAAGCTGTTAAAGTagcaacagcattcccaaagagagttcACGTCAGACAGCGAACTCCAGTATCTCAAGCACGAACTTCTATTGACTTCTATCGAAAAAAACATTCGTATCGTATCGTATGGAAACTTGAACAGGCGCCTCTGTTATGCATTATTTGAACTGATTTTCTGCagttgaatcttcaaaatgtatcTTTTTTAAGCTGACTCCAAACGTCAGTGCATCCCAGCCGTGAATTTAATATAAGGAACACGCTTAAAGGACGTAAatggtaaatattatgaagactTATAATTGCAAGGAACTGACATGAGGTCTCTGTAATAAAAGTGAATGAAGCCACGGGTAAAAACTagtcccaactaatattataaatgcagtacacgggtagaaaataacctgaatTAGcacatatatactttttaggtactttttatcacagaattcccacaggagcaaaGCCCCAAAACgcagctagtttaaaataaaataataaaaatcttaaagtaaataatttattcttgaTTAATAACTTCAACAACAGCCTCTGATTTTTCTACCCATAAGCTATGATCTTTATCCTTACAAGCTGGGAATGTCCTTCTTGTGCCACAAGCTTTGCAGGTCCACTCCATAATCTTCGACTTTTTCTTGCTTTTCATTTTCAGTTTGGCTGTGCTGTTCAGAATTAGTATACAACGGCATTTCTTACACAATTGTCTTTTGATATCTGGATGTCTGAAAGACATATgtcaaagatataaaaaaagatgaaaagaagaaaaaaagcAAAGTCTACTGGCTTAAtcttgatatattttgtattaccttttaaaaaataaacatgagaAAAAACCGGAGCCCTATATACTTATGTCTTTAGTCTgtacctcactctcatctatTGCTCCTTCCTAACAGCAGATCTTGCATTTACTGTATTCTGGTTTGAAGGGTAAGgggcagtgtaattacagaacactgtggcaaaagattgTAAGCAAAAAGTATGCAACATGCATGCGACTGGTGTTGTAGGCATTGATAAGCTATGGTGACCACTTAACATGAGgatggtagtataaaaaattgcattaatttatttacaatatttactatatgagtaaatgtatattagttagggttatttttcattatacttagattatggttttatcacAATATACTTGAATCTTTGTGCaggttaaataattacaaaaaatataaataccttacacgtatttattttaaaaaataaatacttaatttatacttacattttaagGACACTCTTTTTGGCCACATTAACTATAAGGTTACCATAATAGGAAGACAGTGCtggatttttttctgatatatatttacttgccTGAAACATcaattaaatcaaaacaaataagaatatttatgttgatctaagaatttatgaaaaggaacaacatatttacaaaacaaaatattttcttacttgATACAAGAAATTGATACGTTGAAATGCATCATTTCCTTGTACTTTCTTCATTCTTTTGAAAGCACATTTGAATTTCCAGtttagaataaaaagaaatgttaaaaaatgaaaatatttgaaatgtaaaCTTAACCTCACATCTTTCTCAAAGATTCAGTCAGGACGGACATTGACATATTATgactaactttttttttcttttcttcataaaaactttttgtttctGACATTGGGAATCAAATGTTTGAACTAAGTTCACTACAATTACTAGACTAAATGCTTAGAGCCAGTAATCCCAAGAAATGTCTGTCTTTTGTAGTTTAACCTGTCTTTTATATACTGCGaggtatataaaaaaggaGACTATTCgtctataataatagttatataatgaatcgttattatatgtacataggtacaaatacatataacgAATAGTTATGAATcgtttatgtacatatatacatatataatgaaTAGTCACCggacatatattttatttcgttcttACAAGAAAGTCTTCTTCTTTCTTATTTGGGTACGgtctttaattttctttgtttttatttttaaacaaccaAACCAGAGTAAATACGAGATGTAACGGGACAacactaacatcttttgtccCTTACCTACTTCCGTTTGCCGGTTTTACAACGTCCCAAAAGGTACAGAAATccaatgtaatgtaatagtAGGATCTCAATTCATTGTTTCCCATTTCGCTAAAGATCTGTTTCTGTCAAGtctttaaataatcaaactgccactgtcaaataaaaaataaaatatctaacctatatttttaatataatagatttcgattttataaaactaaacctAAATAAAGATTATGTTAATATCGTGATgctattcataaaattaacatctCTATAAAGATtgcaatttataattttgtgatatATGTGATATTACCTAGagtttgcaaaataaaaccGATCTTTAAAAATGCTATGTAAAAAGCGATTAATCTTATCAAAAATTAGAGCTCGGGGCAGCTATTACTACAGACATTTCTCATCACAATCTTCATTGGGTACTGCCGACATATCTTTCACAAATGAGTAAGTTTTCAGTATCATTtacttttaggttaggttcaGGGTTACGAAATTGTGTAGCTGAAATTctgataagtaggtacatatgtgTTGTATTCATGGTCTCGCctctatttttaatagaaggttaggtatttataattagaTTCTAACGTTTCTTACATTCATCTTAAGAACAAGTGCCTAAAACCAAAACTCTTATATCTAGCTACTCCATCAGGCGAAGGGGAAAGAGCATAGCTCTAGCTCAAAACCCGAAATCCATTACAAAAAGAATGctcaaattttgaagattttccTGTAACACAATATGGGTTTTGACacaagttattattatcaacCAATCATAACTTTTTTTCAGCACTACTCTCAAGCTTTCCACTGGCCAGTATGCTCGCTTCGCAGACGGCGCTTGTGTAGCTACCCTGGGCAACACCAGCGTGCTGTCCACAGTGGTCTCCAAGGCTAAGGCTAGTGGCAGCTCTTTCCTGCCACTTGTGGTAGACTACAGACAGAAAGCAGCGGCTGCTGGAAGAATCCCTACGAATTTCCTAAGAAGAGAATTAGGTATGAGATATTCTGATGCAAAGTGAAATGCTACTATGGctcttatatttatgtttattttttattttccagtgGAAAATTCTTTGTATGATGttgctaataataaaaataagttttacatTGTCCAagagtgaaataaaaacattttattgcacagatacaaaatacaattttgaactGGACAATTAGAAAACTGTACAATAAGCAGCCTGATCTCTAGTGCAAtctcttaaaatttaaaaatcaattagaaaaattttttcatacaagACTGAATTAACTAAGTGCTGCACtagcaataaaattttcagtCAGACTAATGCAGGATCCATTCTTTTTAATAGAACTTTTCTCTGGCTACAAAAAACACTActatatttcaatttgataTCCAGGCCCCACAGAACGCGAGATCCTCACATCACGCCTCATAGACCGTTCACTCCGGCCGCTGTTCCCTCAGAACTACAACTATGATACACAAATAGTGTGCAACATGTTGGCGGTGGATTCCACCAACCCACCGGAGACAATCGCTATCAACGCTGCAAGTGCTGCACTGGCATTATCAGATGTACCTTGGAATGGCCCAGTTGGGGCGGTTAGGTAAATTTTCAgttcattaaattatactaattaataaagcTGAAGAATTTGGGAAACAATTCAAATGCTCTATGCCCTCTTGTGTGCATTGTGGCATAGTAGCTCTTTGATGAGTGTGGGCGTagcaagaaataaatatttcaaatggaAAAGATAGACTAActtttgttatgtaaaataaaaatatttgtttggtatactatgtattttggaatttaaaaaaaattaaagtcatAATATCTTCATTTATAGCATAAGTTCTTAAggcaaattttgtatattggtttcaaatataaaaaaattataattaattccaCTTTGATCCATGATCCATCTAGGATATTATTTTTCCTCTTAATGGATCAATTGTTGaattaacttattttgatCATAGTGTTATTCAACTTTTGCATTTTAGACATATATGTTAGTTCAAGGACACACATAACatgaaccttttttatttaatgtagctgatGTTTCAACAATGTTGCAGTTGCCGAGCTTGCAGCTGGCTGCTAATATTACTCTGAAGTAATATTTACAGTgtgaagtaaaaataaaatatgtttattgggTATCTATGACAGTGTGAAGTCTGTCTGTAGTGACATGTGCAAGGTTGTTAACCACAgctgcataaaataaaaaagttcatccataatacatatttaagttTGAACATTCTTCAACAGAGTAGGCCAGATAGACAATGAAGTTATAATAAACCCGACCCGCAAAGACTTGGAGGCGTCCACATTAAACCTGGTCATCTCGGCCACGAAGAGCAACCTGGTGGTGATGCTGGAGGGAAGCGCCAGCGATATACTGCAGCAGGACCTACTGAAGGCCATCAAAATAGGTACGAATGTAAGTTATGtcaaatattcttatttcgATTTTGTACGGCTGCTACAAAATATGATGTCATAAGTAATTATTCGATTTTCAtaggaaattttaaattatggcaAAATTTCGATCTATGCTAGTATGGCGACTACGTTCAGGCGCGTCCCAatgttgaaattgaaaatacctTGTGTCACTCAGAAATATTGTGACAGGGAATCCGTTGTGTAGTTCTGAAAATTGCCTCCTACAcagaaacatacatacatacatttctgTAATTGCTAAtgaatttgtgaaatattatataatttaatattttacttgaaaAAGTGCCTTTCAAATGCTCCGGACTCTCCGTTGTTTTACATAGGTTTTGACAATGACTTGCGTCGACATACGTTtaaattccatacaatttctgcattGTTCTGCGTTaatccgtcgacggacgtcaacgcAACTGGAGACGACAGAACAATAGAGCCTTAATTGACGTCCtgggagaaaaggctgcggtgaaattTATTGCACTGTTTCTTATCACCTGTGCTTTGGAAGTcgacagtagacttagttttaagtatatttttgacgtcaataagtgatgtatatcatcctacgctgaataaagaattattaatttgaatttggctCTTAGACCTTTACATGtgagtttataatattagtgtaaatataaatttgcgGTTTTCGATATAATTTTAGGTACCAAAGAAGCTCAACACATAGTGCGAGGTATAGAGCAATTGCAGAAAAAGCACGGGAAAAGGAAAAGAGAATTTGAAGAACCTGTGCCGGTGAAGACTGATGTGGTGGACTCCATTAAGACACTGTCTTCTATGAAAATTAGGGAGATACTTAGGTGAGTGTCCTATTAAATCTTCGCGAAGCCCAGGatttgtgacaaaaatcaaCAGCACTAGCTAATTGCTGCTGCCTACGCGGAACTAGCCGCTCACACTCAAACCTCCACTCGACGGCTCGTTGTACGTAGCGGGTAAGCCCCGTCCTTCTCGCACTCGCAGCGTTTCCGATCTGCCCTACCCCTACCAACCTGTTTACTACACATCGGTGCTGGATGCTCCACACATAGAAAGCGCGCGCATCGAGGTTCCGAAGAGACAGCAGATTGCATCAAGATCGAGCGCAAGTGGGACGGAGATCTCTGTctgcgccgccgccgccgcgccgctCGGTGTCAAGGAGTACATAACTCACTACTTTGCCGGTGTGACAGCGTCCGTCGTACTGACAGTTGGCACTTTGTCTATGCCATCAGCTGTGAAAGACATTTGGTACTGCGGTGGTGCATTTTAGCGATCTtacatttgtttacaatattatttcggATCTATTTTGTTCATCTTATGTTATTGCTGACAGTTGTTTGTTGTATTTAATGAGAAAATACCTTGTAACTCTCGATTATTTGTACTTAGTGTCTGCACGCTATTTGTATGTAGTAGTTATCACACAAAATTGATTGGTAAGTGTACTTTAGAATTTTCCTTCacctatttttgtataatttgctACTTGAATAGAATAACCGATTTGATTTACGATTGGTAGACCGACACAActgcataatataaaacatagaaTAGGTAAGTAGGTCCTTAAAAAGATTTTCGTATTAGCTTTTCTGTCTGCATCTTGCGCAATGCTTAAGCGTACCCCTCCTCAAACCCCAGCTTCGGGATCACTTCCGAACATAACAGCTACACTGACAGAGGCCCATTCCTATCATACATCCCCTGCGGGGTCCTCATGTGATAATATTACCCAACGCGCCATCAAGCGCCCTAGGGATGACTCCCAAGACCTAAAAGACCTCTTCGCTGATATGTTCAGGTCTTGGAAACTTGACCAGGACATAAAGCATAATACCATGCTGTCTACCTTGGAGGAAATTAAGAGTCAAAATGCAGACATTCGATGCTCGATGGAGTTTATGTCCAGTAAGTTTGAAGACATGACCCAAAGAATCTCTTTATTGGAAATGGAACGTAAAAAGGATCAAGAATACATCCAatctttagaaaataaattagataccCTAGAGCGTAACCAAAAGCTTGCCTCGATTGAGATACGAGGAGTCCCCCAGTCGGAAGGTGAAACCAAGACCCAACTGGTGGACCTCGTCAGAAGCGCAGGTAAGTCTCTCAATGTTCCCTTAAACTCAGCGGACATCAGGGATGTATATAGAACAAAATCTAAACCAGGCGCACACAAACATATTGTGGTTGATCTGAATAGCGTTGTAGTTAAAAATGATGTAATTAATGCGGTTAAATCATTCAATAAAGATAAATCTAAATCTAAGTTTTCAACTACTAGTCTTGGTTTAGTTGGGACTTCCAAACCTGTGTACATCTCTGAGTACCTCTCACCCAAGACAAAAAGGCTTTACCACCTTGCAAGAGCCTTTGCCGCCTCTAATAAATTTGCCTATTGCTGGACCAGCTATGGCAGGGTTTACATGCGCCAACGGGAAAGGGGTCCACTGATCCGCATTGATACTGAGGAAGACCTCAATAAAATCCACATTGACCCATGACTAGTTTCTGAAGGTTTATCGGTTGTTGTTCATCTATATAGTGCGCTCAGTGACCTATTTTGTCCTTTAACTCTACGTCTctcatatattatgttttatagtttaaactttttatgtaatacatgttgcatatattttatctatacgGTAGTTTCCCTTAACAGCTTAACTGAACTTTTCCCACAATATTCACTACATTCATATCTTAACAGTATAGTGATGTCCTATTCTACTCGAGAACctagattaattattatacagaTATCTTCGCTCTTTCCTatgccatttttatttcaactatttaaaattccaTCCATTGATTGatgttatagataaaattgacaaattaaaaGTAGCCGAGGCAAAGTTTTGTCAACCGGAAGATGTTCAAAACGACCTAACCAGTTTTGGTCAAAGTCTGACTGTTTTTTCCCAGAACATACGGAGTATCTCTGCCAACTTACCACAACTTGAGACACTATTTGCAAGGATGAATATCAATATTGATGTCTTGGTTTTAACTGAATGCTGGTTAGCAGTCAATCCATTCATCCCACCCCTAAATGGTTATAATTACTACAAAAGTACAAACAATGACAACCAAAATGCCGGAGTTGTGGTTTATGTCAGTCAAAGTCTTAATGAAGTTGAAGTCGAATTGCCTCCCTTTTGTGAGGCTAACTGTGTATTAGTAAAGATTGGTAAGCATACATTAATCATCGCGATATATCGTTCTCcttcatttcaaaatatttccatattcTTGAACTCCTTAAACTCACTTATTGCTAAATACTCTaactttttaaacataattctTGTAGGAGATATCAATATTAGCATAGCCGATGATAATGATTATGATCGTAGTCCTGACTATCTAGATTTGCTTGCCTCTCATGAAATGCTACCAGCTCATAAATTTCCCACTCGACTTCATCGCTGCATTGACCATCTAATAGTCAGGACTAAGATGCCTGCACTCTCGT encodes:
- the Rpp21 gene encoding uncharacterized protein Rpp21, which produces MKKVQGNDAFQRINFLYQASKYISEKNPALSSYYGNLIVNVAKKSVLKIHPDIKRQLCKKCRCILILNSTAKLKMKSKKKSKIMEWTCKACGTRRTFPACKDKDHSLWVEKSEAVVEVINQE
- the LOC128677265 gene encoding uncharacterized protein LOC128677265, with the translated sequence MKLFLYIFFTHMFIAPSRSYKGVQYSIFEEKQDEERRHPLKPITRKPLLKAGGAFNIIRSYGVATEDKGRSRLDPVLNFVNARKSSDKKEKGKKDESAPASSSSSLELRDWKDEWREHWIVKKFEAINNTDFQPGDTVNMAAARPWGVPCGDPGQHDMPWGTCMLPMECDSEYRIYRGDFNCGRTQFVCCALQLTVYDMYQGFDLSFEDSALRTDSDEKKAGGKKGSAEDNKKTKKRDKRKRQAARKKRKREIKRLIRKIQKEIRRIINKQDRNASQQRKRKTKQLKKFIEMLKAQYRHDRKAVQDIHEHEMVKIDDALKVRLHEISMMNQNFVNNATFRDIVVNGTLNRQSARMLVEAYPELQPYVHVNVRRRSGVSRPVRDYLDYDVEYGMLYY